CGGTAGAGCACGATCCGGGGCGGCACCTCCTGCCGGCCGGGTCGCCCCGGCAGCAGGCGGGCCAGCGGCACCTCGCCGTCCTCCAGCACGTCGGAGTCGTAGACGTTCAGGTCCGGCGGGACGTCCTCGACGGCGAACTCGACGCCGGCCAACTCCTTGGCGAAGCGGCGCTCCAGCGTCTCGACGGTGTCGAGCACGAGATCGTCGAAGACCTCGGCTTTCGTCCGGGCCAGCGGCACGGTCGCCGGCACCAGCCGCCCGCGCAGGCCGCGGCCGTGGCGGTCGCGGTGGGTGCGCCGGCCGGAGCCGGGGCGGCGGTGTTCCGGGCTCGTCATGAGGCAAAGGGTAGCCGCCCCGATCGCCTGGCCTGCGGCAGCGCCGCGCCCGTGGCGCGCCGGGTGGCCGGTGGTGCGAATTGTGATCACCGTGACGGGCGTGTCGGAACGCGAACGAGTGCGCCGGACCCGGTATTGGGGATACCCTGCCGCCGTGAGGTCACCACGGCGCTGCTCCCGTAACGGCTGCCCCCGGCAAGCGGTCGCCACGCTGACCTATGTCTACAACGAGTCGACGGCCGTGGTGGGTCCGCTCGCGGCCTTCGCCGAGCCGCACACGTACGACCTCTGCGAGCCGCACGCCCGCAGTCTGACCGCCCCCCGGGGCTGGGACGTGGTGCGGCACGAGGGCGAGTTCGAGCCGCCGCCGCCGACCACCGACGACCTGGTCGCGCTCGCCGAGGCGGTCCGCGAGGCCGCCCGCCCGGTCGCCCCGCGCCCCCCTGAGGACGACCAGAACGTCCACCAGGGTCCGCAGACCGGCCGTCGCGGCCACCTCCGCGTCATCCCCCCCAACCACTGACCCACCCCTCCCACGGCACTCGCCCAGGCCGCAGTCCAAGCCCCCGCCCCGCACAGCCCTCACCGCTGCGCGGGGTCGCGCCGCACTCGTCCAGGCCACGCCTCGCCCTGCCGCTGTGCACCTCAGCGCCTCGCATCGCCGTACCACTGCGCCCCCGCGCGCTGCGCCCCCCGCCCCCCACGCCGCTGCGCCTCCGCGCCCCCCACGCCGCTGTGTTGATCAAGAGGTTTGCGGGTGACTCAGGCTCGGATTCAGACCAAAACTTCTTGATCAACTCGGACGGGTGGCGCGCGGTGGGTGGCGCGCGGTGGGTGGGGGGAGCTGGTGGGTGGGGTCAGTGGCCGAGGAGGCGGGAGAAGGCGGCGGCGCGGCGGGAGGGGCGGCCGGTGCGCCGCTCGGCGCGGTCGGCGGCGAGCATCACGCGTAGGCCGGCGTTGACGGCCAGCCAGCGCAGGGGCTCCGGCTCCCAGCGGGGAGAGCGGTGGCCGACCCAGGGCAGCCGGGTCAGGTCGCTCTCCCGCTCCAGGATCAGGTCCGCGAGGGTACGCCCGGCGAGGTTGCTGGCGCCCACCCCGTCCCCGACGTAGCCGCCGGCCCAGCCCAGCCCGCTCGCCCGGTCCAGCCCCACCGAGGCGTGCCAGTCCCGGGCCACCCCGAGCGGCCCGCCCCAGGTGTGGGTGACCGGCACGTCCGGGCCGAGCACCGGGAAGAGTTCGCCCAGCGCCCGGCGCAGCGCCGCGAAGACCTGCGGCTCCTGGTCGTACGCGGGACGGACGCGGGAGCCGAAGTGGTACGGGGCGCCCCGGCCGCCGAAGGCGAGTCGGCCGTCGGCGGTGCGCTGGCCGTAGACGATGACGTGCCGGTGGTCGGAGAAGGTCTCCCGCGCGCCCAGCCCGATCTCGTCCCACGTCGGGTCCGGCAGCGGTGCGGTGGCGACCATCAGCGAGTACACCGGCGCGACGGTGCGGCG
This genomic interval from Micromonospora coxensis contains the following:
- a CDS encoding metallopeptidase family protein yields the protein MTSPEHRRPGSGRRTHRDRHGRGLRGRLVPATVPLARTKAEVFDDLVLDTVETLERRFAKELAGVEFAVEDVPPDLNVYDSDVLEDGEVPLARLLPGRPGRQEVPPRIVLYRRPLEFRAMDREDLADLVHDVIIEQVANLLGVDPDELA
- a CDS encoding DUF3499 domain-containing protein, which produces MRSPRRCSRNGCPRQAVATLTYVYNESTAVVGPLAAFAEPHTYDLCEPHARSLTAPRGWDVVRHEGEFEPPPPTTDDLVALAEAVREAARPVAPRPPEDDQNVHQGPQTGRRGHLRVIPPNH